A DNA window from Halomicrobium mukohataei DSM 12286 contains the following coding sequences:
- the tnpA gene encoding IS200/IS605-like element ISHmu6 family transposase, producing the protein MEYDLDSGAHSTFSLHYHLILTTKYRRGVLTEERTQFIHEVISGFTDNYGVELTNLDGEDDHVHILFRAKPTTDLVKFINTVKGATARRIRNEYADELKTELWGDSFWNDSYCLISTGQVSLDVLKQYVEDQRE; encoded by the coding sequence ATGGAGTACGACCTCGACTCGGGAGCGCACTCGACGTTTTCCCTGCACTACCACCTGATACTCACCACGAAATACCGGCGCGGAGTGCTAACCGAGGAGCGAACCCAATTCATTCACGAGGTCATCAGCGGGTTCACGGACAACTACGGTGTCGAACTGACGAACCTCGACGGCGAGGACGACCACGTGCACATCCTGTTCCGAGCGAAACCAACCACGGACCTTGTGAAGTTCATCAACACGGTCAAGGGCGCAACCGCCCGCCGTATCCGCAACGAGTACGCGGACGAACTGAAAACCGAACTGTGGGGTGACTCGTTCTGGAACGACTCGTACTGCCTCATCTCGACGGGGCAGGTGTCGCTGGATGTGTTGAAACAGTACGTCGAGGACCAACGCGAGTAG
- a CDS encoding DUF790 family protein, with amino-acid sequence MLTKDLLRVSRAGGGYHPQFADDADEPLAASVIGTYQGHVGEARETLQTALTDLERGADDFKLVRGLAKLVEREATFETRTAVPPARARRAAFEAGEAVGVASEDERRAAIERAADGLAVDAADIERSLYADRECRQVLTRVDTRWEPDELIAQYNLSLAQTALFDATEVRLRSSDPRTLVSAVKRLRLMYEIEATDEGRTVVVTGPDRLFQRTRRYGTRFARLLRTVAASAAEWTLRATIDDRGTERTLRLSHEDVSVPDVEPVTDVSYDSGVEADFAARFEALDLDWELTREPEPLAAGSRVAIPDFAFDYEYADFRVFFEIMGFWTPEYVEKKLSQLAEIDDVELLVAVDESLAVGDQQSASRTESGDIGAEIEARDHRAIPYSGTVRIKDVRDALGRYESELTAANAATLPQTLTPDADVLTLAELAAEHGVSEAAVEDRSVPDHERVGRTLVRPAVLSAVDDEIETGMSLSAAEAVLDEYGLDDASAVLSALGYRVEWEGLGGGTIRKK; translated from the coding sequence GTGCTCACGAAGGACCTGCTGCGCGTCTCGCGAGCGGGCGGGGGGTACCACCCGCAGTTCGCCGACGACGCCGACGAACCGCTGGCCGCCAGCGTGATCGGCACCTACCAGGGCCACGTCGGCGAAGCCCGCGAGACACTCCAGACAGCGCTTACCGACCTCGAACGAGGGGCCGACGACTTCAAGCTCGTCCGCGGGCTGGCGAAGCTGGTCGAACGCGAGGCCACCTTCGAGACCCGGACCGCGGTCCCACCGGCGCGAGCCCGCCGCGCTGCCTTCGAGGCCGGCGAGGCGGTCGGGGTCGCCTCCGAGGACGAGCGACGCGCGGCGATCGAACGGGCGGCCGACGGACTCGCCGTCGACGCCGCCGACATCGAACGGTCCCTCTACGCCGACCGAGAGTGCCGGCAGGTCCTGACCCGCGTCGACACGCGCTGGGAGCCCGACGAACTGATCGCCCAGTACAACCTCTCGCTGGCACAGACCGCCCTGTTCGACGCCACCGAGGTCCGTCTCCGGTCGAGCGATCCCCGGACGCTCGTCTCCGCGGTCAAGCGCCTCCGTCTCATGTACGAGATCGAAGCCACCGACGAGGGCCGGACCGTCGTCGTCACCGGCCCGGACCGGCTCTTCCAGCGAACGCGGCGCTACGGTACACGCTTTGCCCGACTCCTGCGAACCGTCGCCGCCTCGGCCGCCGAGTGGACGCTCCGGGCGACGATCGACGACCGCGGCACCGAGCGAACGCTCCGGCTCTCCCACGAAGACGTGTCCGTCCCCGACGTCGAGCCGGTGACCGATGTCAGCTACGACAGCGGCGTCGAAGCCGACTTCGCCGCCCGCTTCGAAGCGCTGGATCTCGACTGGGAACTCACCCGAGAGCCGGAACCGCTGGCCGCCGGCTCCCGCGTCGCGATCCCCGACTTCGCCTTCGACTACGAGTACGCCGACTTCCGCGTGTTCTTCGAGATCATGGGGTTCTGGACGCCCGAGTACGTCGAGAAGAAACTGTCACAGCTGGCCGAGATCGACGACGTGGAACTGCTCGTCGCCGTCGACGAGAGCCTCGCGGTCGGCGACCAGCAGTCGGCCTCACGGACCGAGTCCGGCGATATCGGCGCGGAGATCGAGGCCCGCGACCACCGAGCCATCCCCTACTCGGGCACCGTCCGGATCAAAGACGTTCGCGACGCACTGGGCCGATACGAGTCGGAACTGACGGCGGCAAACGCCGCGACGCTCCCCCAGACACTCACTCCCGACGCCGACGTGCTCACGCTCGCCGAACTGGCCGCGGAACACGGCGTCAGCGAGGCCGCTGTCGAGGACCGATCCGTTCCCGACCACGAGCGCGTCGGGCGGACGCTGGTCAGGCCGGCCGTGCTGTCGGCGGTCGACGACGAGATCGAGACCGGAATGTCGCTGTCGGCCGCCGAGGCGGTCCTCGACGAGTACGGGCTCGACGACGCCAGCGCCGTCCTGTCGGCGCTCGGATACCGAGTCGAGTGGGAGGGGCTCGGCGGCGGGACGATCCGAAAGAAGTGA
- a CDS encoding DEAD/DEAH box helicase, which translates to MERLSFEEGTIRLSEGLPADFPGVEYDARSETGRAPAYRYAAVRAALDERGVAYEDDVLDLPTLALESTYELRDYQQAALDAWRDSGDRGVLELPTGSGKTVVGIAAMEALETPTLVVVPTIDLLDQWQSELEREFDSEIGRMGGGEQRVADVTVATYDSAYLRADELGDRFGLVVFDEVHHLGGEGYRDIARLLAAPARLGLTATFERPDGAHEAVAELIGDLADRIAVDELAGDHLADYDIKRIAVALTEAERATYERHQETFTSYLQRSSITMRSGSDYQELVKRSGTDPEAREALLAKQRAREVMMNADRKIERLATILDRHRDDRVIVFTAHTDLVYRLSERFLLPAITHETGADERREILERFRDGTYSRIVTANVLDEGIDVPDANVAVVLSGSGSEREFTQRLGRILRPTADGSRALLYELVSEETAEENVAARRR; encoded by the coding sequence ATGGAACGACTGTCGTTCGAGGAGGGGACGATCCGCCTCTCGGAGGGACTGCCCGCCGACTTCCCCGGCGTCGAGTACGACGCTCGCAGCGAGACCGGACGGGCACCGGCCTACCGCTACGCCGCCGTTCGGGCGGCCCTCGACGAGCGCGGCGTCGCCTACGAGGACGACGTGCTCGATCTGCCGACGCTGGCGCTCGAATCGACCTACGAACTCCGCGACTACCAGCAGGCGGCACTGGACGCCTGGCGAGACAGCGGCGATCGCGGCGTGCTGGAACTGCCGACCGGGAGCGGCAAGACCGTCGTCGGGATCGCGGCGATGGAGGCACTGGAGACGCCGACGCTGGTCGTCGTGCCCACGATCGACCTCCTCGACCAGTGGCAGTCGGAGCTCGAACGAGAGTTCGACTCCGAGATCGGCCGCATGGGCGGCGGCGAGCAGCGCGTCGCCGACGTGACCGTCGCCACCTACGACTCGGCGTACCTCCGGGCCGACGAACTCGGCGACCGCTTCGGACTCGTCGTCTTCGACGAGGTCCACCACCTCGGCGGCGAGGGGTACCGCGACATCGCCCGCCTGCTCGCCGCCCCGGCCCGTCTCGGGCTCACGGCGACCTTCGAGCGTCCGGACGGTGCCCACGAGGCCGTCGCGGAACTGATCGGCGACCTCGCCGACCGGATCGCCGTCGACGAACTCGCTGGCGACCACCTCGCGGACTACGACATCAAGCGCATCGCGGTCGCGCTGACCGAGGCCGAGCGAGCGACCTACGAGCGCCACCAGGAGACGTTTACCAGCTACCTCCAGCGGTCCTCGATCACGATGCGGTCGGGCAGCGACTACCAGGAACTGGTCAAGCGGTCCGGCACCGATCCCGAGGCGCGCGAGGCCCTGCTGGCCAAACAGCGCGCACGCGAAGTCATGATGAACGCCGACCGGAAGATCGAGCGGCTCGCGACGATCCTCGACCGCCACCGCGACGACCGCGTGATCGTCTTCACGGCCCACACGGATCTGGTCTACCGGCTCTCCGAGCGGTTCCTGCTGCCGGCGATCACCCACGAGACGGGAGCCGACGAGCGCCGCGAAATCCTCGAACGGTTCCGCGACGGCACGTACTCTCGCATCGTCACCGCCAACGTCCTCGACGAGGGGATCGACGTGCCCGACGCGAACGTCGCCGTCGTCCTCTCTGGCAGCGGCAGCGAGCGGGAGTTCACACAGCGCCTCGGACGGATCCTGCGGCCGACGGCGGACGGCTCGCGGGCGCTGCTGTACGAACTCGTCAGCGAGGAGACGGCAGAGGAGAACGTCGCCGCCCGGCGTCGGTGA
- a CDS encoding S8 family serine peptidase, with translation MKSIGALGALAGVGVTGATPGRSPGPKPDELIVGAKRGVSTADVESEVSAATTANTSVVHRNEALGYLAVELPEVSTQSERESVRQQFESQPNVAYVEDNVTYETQLTPNDPQFGDQYAPQQVNAEAAWDTTLGSTDVTVAIVDTGAQYEHPDLTNLFGSNPGRDFVDGDGDPAPGSAGESHGTHVSGCASADTDNGVGVAGVSDSRLLSARALGGGGGGALSDIADAVRWATDQGVDIINMSLGGGGYTQTMKRAVEYAYDQNDVLVVCAAGNDGGSVSYPAAYDECVAVSALDPNEELANFSNRGPEIEVAAPGVNVLSTVPYDGYDSFSGTSMASPVAAGVAALGKAAEPGLSASQLRERLKSTADGVGLPGDQQGSGRVDAADIVRASGDPPDNETPSASAAADPTDPSVGESVTFDGSASSDPDGTIESYQWDFGDGNTGSGVTVEHSYDAAGEYQATLTVTDDSGSSTTDGVVVNVASGGGDCSQSASGSADGRLTGWRDSDSYTWASQFSSTCELTVDLSGASGTDFDLYVTADGRTPTTNDYDARSVSSDSEESVTLSEIGDSVGILVDSYRGSGSYTVSVEETGAGTQATASSEGL, from the coding sequence TTGAAATCTATCGGCGCACTCGGGGCACTCGCCGGTGTCGGCGTGACGGGCGCGACTCCCGGACGGAGCCCCGGGCCGAAGCCGGACGAACTGATCGTCGGCGCGAAGCGGGGCGTGAGCACTGCCGATGTCGAGTCGGAAGTCTCGGCCGCGACGACGGCGAACACGTCGGTGGTCCACCGAAACGAGGCGCTTGGCTATCTCGCCGTCGAGCTTCCGGAGGTGAGCACACAGTCCGAACGCGAGTCGGTCCGACAGCAGTTCGAGAGTCAGCCGAACGTAGCCTACGTGGAAGACAACGTCACCTACGAAACCCAGCTGACGCCCAACGATCCGCAGTTCGGTGACCAGTACGCGCCCCAGCAGGTCAACGCCGAGGCGGCCTGGGACACGACGCTTGGCAGTACGGACGTGACCGTCGCCATCGTCGACACCGGCGCACAGTACGAACACCCGGACCTGACGAACCTGTTCGGGAGCAATCCCGGCCGGGACTTCGTCGACGGCGACGGCGACCCCGCCCCGGGATCCGCCGGTGAATCCCACGGGACCCACGTCAGCGGGTGTGCGTCGGCAGACACCGACAACGGCGTCGGCGTCGCGGGCGTGAGCGACTCGCGACTGTTGAGCGCCCGAGCACTCGGTGGCGGCGGCGGCGGCGCGCTGTCGGACATCGCCGACGCGGTTCGATGGGCGACCGACCAGGGTGTGGACATCATCAACATGTCGCTGGGCGGGGGCGGCTACACCCAGACGATGAAGCGAGCGGTGGAGTACGCCTACGACCAGAACGACGTGCTGGTTGTCTGTGCGGCGGGCAACGACGGCGGTTCCGTCTCGTATCCCGCGGCCTACGACGAGTGTGTCGCCGTCTCGGCGCTGGACCCGAACGAAGAACTCGCGAACTTCTCGAACCGCGGGCCAGAGATAGAGGTTGCCGCACCGGGAGTCAACGTCCTCTCGACGGTTCCATACGACGGGTACGACTCCTTCTCCGGGACCTCGATGGCCTCTCCCGTTGCCGCGGGGGTCGCGGCACTGGGGAAGGCCGCCGAGCCGGGCCTGTCGGCGAGTCAGCTCCGCGAACGGCTCAAGTCGACGGCCGACGGCGTCGGACTACCCGGCGACCAGCAGGGCTCGGGCCGGGTCGATGCCGCCGACATCGTCCGTGCCAGCGGCGACCCGCCGGACAACGAGACACCGTCGGCCTCCGCCGCCGCCGATCCGACGGATCCCAGCGTCGGCGAGAGCGTGACCTTCGACGGGAGCGCCTCGTCCGACCCCGACGGCACGATCGAGAGCTACCAGTGGGACTTCGGGGACGGGAACACCGGATCTGGCGTGACTGTGGAACACAGTTACGACGCTGCCGGGGAGTACCAGGCGACCCTGACCGTGACCGACGACAGCGGTTCCTCGACGACCGACGGCGTCGTCGTGAACGTCGCAAGCGGCGGCGGGGACTGCAGTCAGAGCGCCTCGGGGAGTGCCGACGGCCGGCTCACCGGCTGGCGAGACAGCGACAGTTACACCTGGGCGAGTCAGTTCTCGTCGACCTGTGAACTGACGGTCGATCTCTCGGGAGCGTCGGGGACAGACTTCGATCTCTACGTCACCGCGGACGGCCGGACGCCGACGACCAACGACTACGACGCACGGTCGGTGTCGAGCGACAGCGAGGAGTCGGTGACGCTGTCGGAGATCGGTGACTCGGTCGGCATCCTCGTCGACTCCTATCGGGGCAGCGGCTCCTACACGGTCAGTGTCGAGGAGACCGGCGCGGGCACTCAGGCGACCGCCAGTTCGGAGGGACTGTAA
- the grpE gene encoding nucleotide exchange factor GrpE, whose protein sequence is MTEQDAAETEASSGEADEDGTEREDADASGESASEERVDEDADEELIERVAESDPEEIATELAALRTRVDGLEGEVDERDAAIDDLESKLKRKQAEFQNYKKRMKKRREEEKKRATENLVSKLLDVRDNLQRALEQDEDVDIRDGVESTLRQFNDVLDAENVDVIEPEPGTDVDPEYHQVLARVDSDQPEGTIDEVHRAGYVMAEKVLREAQVTVSEGE, encoded by the coding sequence ATGACCGAGCAGGACGCGGCAGAGACCGAGGCGTCGTCCGGCGAAGCCGACGAGGACGGGACCGAACGAGAGGACGCCGACGCGTCGGGCGAGTCCGCATCCGAGGAGCGTGTCGACGAGGACGCCGACGAGGAACTGATCGAACGGGTCGCCGAGTCGGATCCCGAAGAGATCGCCACCGAGCTAGCGGCGCTGCGGACACGCGTCGACGGCCTCGAAGGAGAGGTCGACGAGCGCGACGCGGCGATCGACGACCTGGAGTCGAAGCTCAAGCGCAAGCAAGCCGAGTTCCAGAACTACAAGAAGCGAATGAAAAAGCGCCGGGAAGAAGAGAAAAAGCGCGCCACGGAGAATCTCGTCTCGAAACTGCTCGACGTGCGCGACAACCTCCAGCGTGCGCTCGAACAGGACGAAGACGTGGACATCCGCGACGGCGTCGAATCGACGCTCCGACAGTTCAACGACGTGCTCGACGCCGAGAACGTCGACGTGATCGAACCCGAACCGGGTACCGACGTGGACCCCGAGTACCACCAGGTACTGGCCCGCGTCGACTCCGACCAGCCCGAGGGGACCATCGACGAGGTCCACCGGGCGGGCTACGTGATGGCCGAGAAGGTGCTTCGGGAGGCACAGGTCACCGTCAGCGAGGGCGAGTAG
- the dnaK gene encoding molecular chaperone DnaK, whose amino-acid sequence MASNKILGIDLGTTNSAFAVMEGGDPEIIVNSEGERTTPSVVAFDDGERLVGKPAKNQAVKNPDETIQSIKRHMGDDDYSVELDGEDYTPEQVSAMILQKIKRDAEEYLGDEIEKAVITVPAYFNDRQRQATKDAGEIAGFEVERIVNEPTAAAMAYGLDDDSDQTVLVYDLGGGTFDVSILDLGGGVYEVVATNGDNDLGGDDWDHAIIDYLADQFEDEHGIDLRDDRQALQRLTEAAEEAKIELSSRKETRVNLPFIATTDDGPLDLEEKITRATFESLTEDLIERTVGPTEQALADADYDESDIDEVILVGGSTRMPQVQDKVEEMTGQEPKKNVNPDEAVALGAAIQGGVLAGDVDDIVLLDVTPLSLGVEVKGGLFERLIEKNTTIPTEESKIFTTAAANQTQVQIRVFQGEREIANENELLGEFALTGIPPAPAGTPQIEVSFNIDENGIVNVSAEDKGSGNKEDITIEGGAGLSDEQIEEMQQEAEEHAEEDEERRKTIEARNEAESAVQRAEKLIDENEDEVDDDLVADIEAEIENVEAVLEDEDADREDYEAATEALTEQLQEIGKQMYQEQAAEGAAGAGGAAGAGGMGGMGGAGPGGAADAGGAAGQGEEYVDADFEDVDEDDED is encoded by the coding sequence ATGGCGAGCAACAAGATTCTCGGAATCGACCTCGGTACCACGAACAGCGCGTTCGCGGTCATGGAGGGGGGCGACCCCGAGATCATCGTGAACAGCGAAGGCGAGCGAACGACACCGTCGGTCGTCGCGTTCGACGACGGCGAGCGCCTCGTCGGCAAGCCGGCCAAGAACCAGGCCGTCAAGAACCCCGACGAGACGATCCAGTCGATCAAGCGCCACATGGGCGACGACGACTACTCGGTCGAATTAGATGGCGAGGACTACACCCCTGAGCAGGTCTCGGCGATGATCCTCCAGAAGATCAAACGGGACGCCGAGGAGTATCTCGGCGACGAGATCGAGAAGGCCGTCATCACCGTCCCCGCGTACTTCAACGACCGCCAGCGCCAGGCGACCAAGGACGCCGGAGAGATCGCCGGCTTCGAGGTCGAGCGCATCGTCAACGAGCCGACCGCCGCGGCGATGGCCTACGGGCTCGACGACGACTCCGACCAGACCGTCCTCGTGTACGACCTCGGCGGCGGGACCTTCGACGTCTCGATTCTCGACCTCGGCGGCGGGGTCTACGAGGTCGTCGCCACGAACGGTGACAACGACCTCGGTGGCGACGACTGGGACCACGCGATCATCGACTACCTCGCCGACCAGTTCGAAGACGAGCACGGCATCGACCTGCGCGACGACCGTCAGGCCCTCCAGCGCCTGACCGAGGCCGCCGAGGAAGCGAAGATCGAACTCTCCTCGCGAAAGGAGACCCGCGTCAACCTCCCCTTCATCGCGACGACCGACGACGGTCCACTGGACCTCGAAGAGAAGATCACGCGTGCCACCTTCGAGTCCCTGACCGAGGACCTCATCGAGCGCACCGTCGGCCCGACGGAGCAGGCCCTCGCAGACGCCGACTACGACGAGAGTGACATCGACGAGGTCATCCTCGTCGGCGGTTCCACGCGGATGCCCCAGGTCCAGGACAAGGTCGAGGAGATGACCGGTCAGGAGCCCAAGAAGAACGTCAACCCCGACGAGGCCGTCGCGCTGGGCGCGGCGATCCAGGGCGGCGTCCTCGCGGGCGACGTTGACGACATCGTCCTGCTGGACGTGACGCCCCTCTCGCTGGGTGTCGAAGTCAAGGGCGGTCTCTTCGAGCGGCTCATCGAGAAGAACACCACGATTCCCACGGAGGAGTCGAAGATCTTCACCACCGCGGCGGCCAACCAGACCCAGGTCCAGATCCGCGTGTTCCAGGGCGAGCGCGAGATCGCCAACGAGAACGAACTGCTGGGCGAGTTCGCGCTGACCGGCATCCCACCGGCCCCCGCCGGAACGCCCCAGATCGAGGTCTCGTTCAACATCGACGAGAACGGCATCGTCAACGTCTCGGCCGAGGACAAAGGCTCGGGCAACAAGGAGGACATCACCATCGAGGGCGGTGCCGGCCTCTCGGACGAGCAGATCGAGGAGATGCAACAGGAAGCCGAAGAGCACGCAGAAGAGGACGAGGAACGCCGGAAGACGATCGAGGCCCGCAACGAGGCCGAATCGGCTGTTCAGCGCGCCGAGAAACTCATCGACGAGAACGAGGACGAGGTCGACGACGACCTCGTCGCGGACATCGAGGCCGAGATCGAGAACGTCGAGGCAGTGCTCGAAGACGAGGACGCCGACCGCGAGGACTACGAGGCGGCAACCGAGGCACTGACCGAGCAGCTGCAGGAGATCGGCAAGCAGATGTATCAGGAGCAGGCCGCCGAAGGCGCTGCCGGCGCTGGCGGCGCTGCCGGTGCCGGCGGCATGGGCGGTATGGGCGGCGCTGGCCCCGGCGGTGCGGCGGACGCTGGCGGCGCTGCCGGCCAGGGCGAGGAGTACGTCGACGCCGACTTCGAAGACGTAGACGAAGACGACGAGGACTGA
- a CDS encoding DUF7344 domain-containing protein translates to MDNNAGDGTPPLGHLDSGTDATGDLPDLDRLFDVFASTVRRQTLCYLFDEPRTTVETLATLLAGQRSTADGPVDPTERDRVAIELRHVHLPELAEATLIEYDSATGDVRLREFPDPVRDLLRFTRRYERATEDGS, encoded by the coding sequence ATGGATAACAATGCTGGGGATGGGACGCCGCCGCTCGGGCACCTCGACAGTGGGACCGATGCAACAGGTGACCTGCCGGATCTGGACCGGCTCTTCGACGTGTTCGCGTCGACGGTCAGGCGGCAGACGCTGTGTTACCTGTTCGACGAGCCTCGAACGACGGTCGAGACGCTGGCGACGCTGCTCGCCGGCCAGCGTTCGACCGCCGACGGCCCGGTCGACCCGACCGAACGCGACCGCGTCGCGATCGAACTCCGCCACGTCCACCTCCCAGAGCTCGCCGAAGCGACGCTAATCGAGTACGATAGCGCCACCGGCGACGTTCGACTGCGTGAGTTTCCGGACCCGGTTCGGGATCTCCTCCGGTTCACACGGCGATACGAACGCGCGACCGAAGACGGATCGTAG
- a CDS encoding aldo/keto reductase, with amino-acid sequence MTELPPVGIGTWENTDPEACANAVQTALEMGYRHVDTADIYGNEEHVGEGIERADVDRESFVLASKAHTQATGLTYDAVVETAEQSLDRLGVDALDLFYVHWPTGEYDAEETLPAFDELVADGLIREVGVSNFTPELVEEAMEILDAPLFANQVEMHPLLQQEELVAHAQAHDYYLVAYSPLARGDVFDVPEVSEVADKHGVSEAQVSLAWLRSKDNVVAIPKATSRAHIEDNYASLDLELDEEDVATIDEIEREDRHLDFDAAPWN; translated from the coding sequence ATGACCGAGCTACCACCGGTCGGGATCGGAACGTGGGAGAACACGGACCCCGAGGCGTGCGCGAACGCCGTCCAGACGGCCCTGGAGATGGGGTATCGCCACGTCGACACCGCCGACATCTACGGCAACGAGGAACACGTCGGCGAGGGAATCGAGCGTGCGGACGTGGATCGCGAGTCGTTCGTCCTCGCCTCGAAGGCCCACACGCAGGCGACGGGGCTGACCTACGACGCCGTAGTCGAGACCGCCGAGCAGAGCCTCGATCGACTCGGCGTCGACGCGCTCGACCTCTTCTACGTCCACTGGCCGACGGGAGAGTACGACGCAGAGGAGACGCTGCCGGCGTTCGACGAACTGGTCGCAGACGGACTGATCCGGGAGGTCGGCGTCTCGAACTTCACGCCCGAACTGGTCGAGGAGGCGATGGAGATACTCGATGCGCCGCTGTTCGCGAACCAGGTCGAGATGCACCCGCTACTCCAGCAAGAGGAGCTCGTCGCCCACGCACAGGCACACGATTACTACCTCGTCGCGTACTCGCCGCTGGCACGGGGCGACGTGTTCGACGTCCCCGAAGTGAGCGAGGTCGCCGACAAACACGGCGTCAGCGAGGCCCAGGTCAGTCTCGCCTGGCTGCGCTCGAAGGACAACGTCGTCGCGATTCCGAAGGCGACCAGCCGGGCACACATCGAGGACAACTACGCGAGCCTCGACCTCGAACTCGACGAGGAAGACGTCGCGACGATCGACGAGATCGAACGCGAGGATCGCCACCTCGACTTCGACGCAGCACCCTGGAACTAA
- a CDS encoding type IV pilin, with amino-acid sequence MEVSDYVRAAFGVERVAVWLAAGVAVAVVVLAVGASGAGIVDPPTASFDGSYDADTHTVTITHAGGDTVSTARLALVVTGESGTNVATVNWSEDGGEKLAPGGTLSLDDPTVDADGDGDYFDADRTVGFPLTAGVTVEVRWTGRPLGGAGAQTVTLDTYAVGAN; translated from the coding sequence ATGGAAGTGAGTGACTACGTCCGGGCGGCGTTCGGCGTCGAGCGCGTGGCCGTCTGGCTCGCGGCCGGCGTCGCCGTCGCCGTCGTCGTGCTCGCCGTCGGTGCGTCCGGCGCGGGGATCGTCGACCCGCCGACGGCCTCTTTCGACGGCTCCTACGACGCCGACACGCACACCGTGACGATCACCCACGCCGGTGGCGACACCGTCTCGACGGCACGGCTCGCGCTCGTCGTGACCGGTGAGTCAGGGACGAACGTGGCGACGGTGAACTGGTCCGAGGACGGCGGCGAGAAACTCGCTCCCGGCGGGACGCTCTCGCTCGACGATCCGACGGTCGACGCCGACGGTGACGGTGACTACTTCGACGCCGATCGAACGGTCGGCTTCCCCCTGACCGCCGGTGTGACCGTCGAGGTACGCTGGACCGGTCGGCCGCTTGGTGGGGCCGGAGCGCAGACGGTGACGCTCGACACCTACGCGGTCGGCGCGAACTGA
- the dnaJ gene encoding molecular chaperone DnaJ, giving the protein MSEDFYEVLGVSRDASEDEIKDAYRKKAQEYHPDVSDDPNAEEKFKKIQKAKEVLTDEEKRQMYDQVGHERFEQAEKHGGVGGGGAGGAGGSGPFGGAGGGGPFGGGGGMGDIFDQFFGGGRSSSGPQQGQDLKTSVTIDLEEAYDGVEKELTVRRPETCSDCNGRGHPPDSDSRTCPQCNGQGQQTTVQQTPMGRVQQTQTCRRCEGDGTLYDETCSTCRGDGTVRNQATLTVEVPAGIQDGQTLRMNGEGAPGDRGARNGDLLIEVSVRDHPEFDRDGADLHYHLPISFPQAVFGDTAEVETFDGTVEFDVPSGTQSGEVFRLSGKGMPRLRRRGEGDLYVEVQVVTPDELTDEQRDALKQFAEAGGEEVSVDEGFFEKLKNSL; this is encoded by the coding sequence ATGAGCGAGGACTTCTACGAAGTACTCGGGGTCTCCCGGGACGCCAGCGAAGACGAGATCAAAGACGCGTACCGGAAGAAAGCACAGGAGTACCACCCCGACGTCTCCGACGACCCGAACGCCGAGGAGAAGTTCAAGAAGATACAGAAGGCAAAGGAGGTCCTCACCGACGAGGAGAAACGCCAGATGTACGATCAGGTCGGCCACGAGCGGTTCGAGCAGGCCGAGAAACACGGCGGCGTCGGCGGTGGCGGTGCCGGCGGTGCCGGTGGCAGCGGCCCGTTCGGCGGTGCCGGGGGCGGCGGTCCCTTCGGTGGCGGTGGCGGGATGGGCGACATCTTCGACCAGTTCTTCGGCGGCGGCCGCTCCAGCAGCGGGCCCCAGCAGGGACAGGACCTCAAGACCTCCGTCACGATCGATCTCGAAGAGGCCTACGACGGCGTCGAGAAGGAACTCACAGTCCGCCGGCCAGAGACCTGCTCGGACTGTAACGGACGGGGCCACCCGCCCGACAGCGACTCCCGGACCTGCCCGCAGTGTAACGGCCAGGGACAGCAGACGACTGTCCAGCAGACGCCGATGGGACGCGTCCAGCAGACCCAGACCTGCCGGCGCTGTGAGGGCGACGGGACGCTGTACGACGAGACCTGTTCGACCTGTCGCGGCGACGGGACGGTCCGCAACCAGGCGACGCTGACCGTCGAGGTCCCGGCCGGCATCCAGGACGGCCAGACCCTCCGGATGAACGGCGAGGGCGCGCCCGGCGACCGGGGCGCGCGCAACGGCGACCTCCTGATCGAGGTGTCGGTCCGTGACCACCCCGAGTTCGACCGCGACGGCGCGGATCTGCACTACCACCTCCCGATCTCCTTCCCGCAGGCCGTCTTCGGCGACACCGCCGAGGTCGAGACGTTCGACGGCACCGTCGAGTTCGACGTGCCGTCGGGCACCCAGAGCGGCGAAGTGTTCCGCCTCTCTGGCAAGGGGATGCCCCGACTCCGGCGGCGCGGGGAGGGCGACCTCTACGTCGAGGTCCAGGTCGTGACGCCCGACGAGCTGACCGACGAACAGCGCGACGCGCTCAAGCAGTTCGCCGAGGCCGGCGGCGAGGAGGTCTCGGTCGACGAGGGGTTCTTCGAGAAGCTGAAGAACTCGCTGTAG